From the genome of Amycolatopsis camponoti:
GCGGGACCACCTGGTGCTGCAGCGCCAGCGCGCAGGCGGCGAGCTCGATCGAGCCGATGGCGCCGAGGGAGTGGCCGACCATGGACTTGATGGAGCTCACCGGCACCGCGCGGGCGTGTTCGCCCAGGCTCCGCTTGAACGCCGCGGTTTCGTGGCGGTCGTTCTGCTTGGTGCCCGACCCGTGCGCATTGATGTAGTCCACTTCGGACGGATCGAGGCGGGCCTGCTCGAGCGCCCGGTCGATCGCCTCCCCCATCTCCCGGCCGTCCGGCCGGAGCCCGGTCATGTGGAAGGCGTTGCTGCGCGCCGCGTACCCGGCGAACTCGGCGTAGATGTGCGCGCCGCGGGCCCGCGCGGCGGACAGCTCTTCGAGGAGCAGGACGGCCGCGCCCTCCCCGATGACGAACCCGTCGCGCTCGCGGTCGAACGGGCGGGACGCGTGCCGGGGGTCGGCGTTGTTCGCCGACGTCGCCCGGATCGCGTCGAAGCACGCGACGGTGATCGGCGAGATCGGCGCGTCGGTGGCGCCGGCCAGGACCACGTCGGCCGACCCCTCCCGGATCAGCGCCGCGCCGTGGGCGACGGCGTCGATGCCGGACGTGCAGCCGGTGGAGATGACCGCCGCGGGCCCTTCGGCGTTCGCCGCCCAGGCGACCTCGGTGGCCAGTGTGCTGGGCACCATGAAGCTGTACAGGTGCGGCACGACGTAGTCCTCGTCGACCTCCCAGTGCTTGCCGTGGTCGCTGAGCACGACGTACTCCCGCTCCAGCGCGGTCGTCGCGCCGACGGCACTGCCGACGCTGACGCCGACGCGCTCGGGCGGGATCGCCCCGAAGTCGAGGCCGCTGTCGGCGATCGCCTCCCGGGTGCTCGTGACGACGAACTGCGCCGCCCGGTCCAGCCGGCGGATCTCGCGTTCGCTCAGCCCGTTCGCCACGGGCGAGAAGTCGACCTGCGCCGAGATCTGCGACCGGAAACCGCTGGGGTCGAACAACGTGATGCGGTCGGTGGCGGTTCGCCCCTTCGACAGCAGGTCCCAGAACTCCTTCTTCCGGATCCCGCCCGGGGCGACGACGCCGATGCCGGTGACGGCGACCCGGCGGCCCTGTGCTGGCGGTGCCATGAGCTTCCTCTCCGAGAACGGTGGTCCTAGGACTCGCCGAACTCGTCGGCGCGGTGTTCGGACACGACCTG
Proteins encoded in this window:
- a CDS encoding beta-ketoacyl-[acyl-carrier-protein] synthase family protein produces the protein MAPPAQGRRVAVTGIGVVAPGGIRKKEFWDLLSKGRTATDRITLFDPSGFRSQISAQVDFSPVANGLSEREIRRLDRAAQFVVTSTREAIADSGLDFGAIPPERVGVSVGSAVGATTALEREYVVLSDHGKHWEVDEDYVVPHLYSFMVPSTLATEVAWAANAEGPAAVISTGCTSGIDAVAHGAALIREGSADVVLAGATDAPISPITVACFDAIRATSANNADPRHASRPFDRERDGFVIGEGAAVLLLEELSAARARGAHIYAEFAGYAARSNAFHMTGLRPDGREMGEAIDRALEQARLDPSEVDYINAHGSGTKQNDRHETAAFKRSLGEHARAVPVSSIKSMVGHSLGAIGSIELAACALALQHQVVPPTANLSTPDPECDLDYVPVHAREHPMDVVLSVGSGFGGFQSAAVLTRPTA